A window from Natronorubrum aibiense encodes these proteins:
- a CDS encoding CoA-transferase subunit beta yields the protein MSDRSTAGETAAPAEASVNPVRVDRPDATADDYTTTELLAVAAAREIDDGETAFIGVGMSLMSGILAKHTHAPDCQLVTESGYIGSFPPGVVQSISDTILGVDALVATDQCEIFIDNQRGAFDVGIIGAGQIDSRGNTNSTAVIGDATYDRPKVRLPGSGGSNDIMTSCGRTVVMMRQQRRAFTTKVDYMTAPGHLERPGRREELGFVGGGPCAVVTDMAVFGFDDDGEMVLETTHPGVSVDDVREEVQWDLRVADDVRTTPEPTRGEVAMLRAIDPADVVLRGTDYVYEVSFEEWSSTVLDHWEQLRTVQNDTNN from the coding sequence ATGAGTGACCGATCTACGGCGGGTGAGACCGCCGCGCCGGCCGAGGCGTCGGTGAACCCGGTTCGCGTCGATCGGCCAGATGCGACGGCCGACGACTACACGACGACCGAACTTCTTGCCGTCGCCGCCGCGCGCGAAATCGACGACGGTGAGACCGCGTTCATCGGTGTCGGTATGTCGCTGATGTCGGGCATCCTCGCGAAACACACCCACGCACCGGACTGTCAGCTCGTGACCGAATCGGGCTACATCGGCTCGTTCCCGCCGGGTGTGGTACAATCGATCTCTGATACCATTCTAGGGGTCGACGCGCTCGTTGCGACCGATCAGTGCGAAATCTTTATTGACAACCAGCGCGGGGCCTTCGACGTTGGAATCATCGGTGCGGGACAGATCGACAGCCGCGGCAACACGAACTCAACGGCGGTGATCGGCGACGCGACGTACGACCGGCCAAAAGTGCGGCTGCCCGGCTCCGGCGGGAGCAACGACATCATGACCTCCTGTGGCCGGACCGTCGTCATGATGCGCCAACAGCGCCGCGCGTTCACGACCAAGGTCGATTACATGACCGCGCCGGGTCACCTCGAGCGCCCCGGCCGGCGCGAGGAACTCGGCTTCGTCGGCGGCGGTCCCTGCGCGGTCGTCACGGATATGGCCGTCTTCGGCTTCGACGACGACGGTGAGATGGTCCTCGAAACGACCCATCCCGGCGTCAGCGTCGACGACGTCCGCGAGGAAGTCCAGTGGGACCTCCGCGTCGCCGACGACGTCCGGACGACACCGGAGCCGACGCGGGGAGAGGTCGCGATGTTGCGGGCCATCGACCCCGCGGACGTCGTCCTGCGGGGCACCGATTACGTCTACGAAGTCAGCTTCGAGGAGTGGAGCAGTACCGTCCTCGACCACTGGGAGCAACTTCGAACGGTTCAGAACGATACCAACAACTGA
- a CDS encoding aminotransferase family protein, whose translation MTKHEKIQRQTRAGTDLGGMFPRAFADEFVTIVHGDGPWVWDADENRYLDAISGNQNVNIGHGREEVAKAAKEQLERLEYTSSMLFANEPAMEYTEKIAEFTPDGFEKTWLVSSGSEANESAIKMARQYHYERGNQGKYKVISRRRSYHGNTAGAMAVSGFPARKTKMEPLFANFPKAPSATPYRCERCDADGGHACGVECANAVERLIQDEGPETVSAFITEPVTGAANAGAYPHDGYFERIREICDEYDVLFIVDEVMAGFGRTGENFAIEHWNVTPDIITGAKGMSGGYSPIGGTMPHRRIAEVFEGVEDGFQHGHTFCFNPASAAIGTAVLEYMDDHDLVDNARKVGAHLHDRCEEFYEYDFVGDVRGKGLMIGVEFVGDRETKEPLPETGSEFQSLLFEAGLDNGIVTYPGGGHVDGQYGDHVLITPPLTIDDELADEVANRMHATFADVGSALGR comes from the coding sequence ATGACGAAACACGAGAAAATCCAACGACAGACGAGAGCCGGAACCGACCTTGGGGGAATGTTCCCCCGCGCGTTCGCCGACGAGTTCGTCACCATCGTCCACGGCGACGGGCCGTGGGTCTGGGACGCGGACGAAAACCGATACCTCGACGCTATCTCCGGAAACCAGAACGTCAACATCGGCCACGGCCGCGAGGAGGTCGCCAAGGCCGCGAAAGAACAGCTCGAGCGCCTCGAGTATACTTCGAGTATGCTGTTCGCGAACGAACCCGCAATGGAGTACACCGAGAAGATCGCGGAGTTCACGCCCGACGGGTTCGAGAAGACGTGGCTTGTCTCAAGCGGCTCCGAGGCGAATGAGAGCGCGATCAAGATGGCCCGACAGTATCACTACGAACGGGGGAACCAGGGCAAGTACAAGGTAATCTCTCGCCGTCGGAGCTATCACGGAAACACTGCCGGCGCGATGGCAGTGTCGGGATTTCCGGCCCGGAAGACGAAGATGGAGCCGCTGTTCGCGAACTTCCCAAAAGCGCCGAGCGCAACGCCGTACCGCTGTGAGCGCTGCGATGCGGACGGCGGGCACGCTTGCGGCGTCGAGTGTGCAAATGCTGTCGAGCGACTCATTCAGGACGAAGGACCGGAGACGGTCTCGGCGTTCATCACGGAGCCGGTCACCGGTGCGGCCAACGCCGGCGCCTATCCCCACGATGGCTACTTCGAGCGGATCCGCGAGATCTGTGACGAGTACGACGTGCTATTCATCGTAGACGAAGTCATGGCCGGGTTCGGGCGGACCGGAGAGAACTTCGCGATCGAGCACTGGAACGTCACGCCTGACATCATCACCGGTGCAAAGGGAATGAGCGGCGGTTACTCGCCCATCGGCGGCACGATGCCCCACCGCCGTATCGCGGAAGTCTTCGAGGGTGTCGAAGACGGTTTTCAGCACGGCCACACTTTCTGTTTCAACCCGGCTTCGGCCGCGATCGGCACGGCCGTCCTCGAGTACATGGACGACCACGACCTCGTGGACAACGCCCGCAAGGTCGGCGCGCATCTCCACGACCGGTGCGAGGAGTTCTACGAGTACGACTTCGTCGGCGACGTCCGCGGGAAGGGGCTGATGATCGGCGTGGAGTTCGTCGGCGATCGAGAGACCAAGGAACCGCTCCCGGAGACCGGTTCGGAGTTCCAGTCACTCCTGTTCGAGGCGGGACTGGATAACGGGATCGTCACCTACCCCGGCGGCGGCCACGTCGACGGACAGTACGGCGATCACGTGCTGATCACGCCGCCGCTGACGATCGACGACGAACTCGCCGACGAGGTCGCCAACCGGATGCACGCGACCTTCGCGGATGTCGGATCGGCGCTCGGACGGTAA
- a CDS encoding AMP-binding protein: MSVQTLPSLLTTTISRRPERIALRDETGSLTYGELDRRSDALANAFLEFGLEPEERVAMILPNRLEAPIVDIATYKTGAARLPINPDLSVTEIDYILSDAEPAVVVCDASRLDDVEDLVEDLPTRPVCVAIESTDPPTGWRSAARLEDGTAADSPSVSVEPDAIAGHFYTGGTTGDPKGVCYTQSCLATNLLAHPADLGFSSDDTGLVATPISHSAGTFLLATLIAGGTVVLRRGFDETDFCAAVETHGVTWTFLVPTMLYRLLDGPLAAHDVSSLENVIYGAAPICPDRLQDALDRLGPILTQFYGQTEVPNLITTLDRRDHARVLEDGDERLLRSAGQPCLLSDVKVVDPDTGEDLGTDEVGELLVRAPYAFDGYFELPEATDETLVDGWVRTGDVGRIDDDGYLYLLDRRSDVVVTGGMNVYTGEVEHALGEHGAVGDVAVIGVPHEDWGEAVHAIVVPAERRDIDVDDLLAFAGERLASYKRPKSVDVFETLPTTPYGKIDREALRERYWADEERRIN, from the coding sequence ATGAGCGTTCAAACACTCCCGTCACTTCTCACGACCACAATCTCCCGGCGTCCCGAGCGGATCGCGCTGCGAGACGAAACCGGTTCGCTTACGTACGGCGAACTGGATCGGCGCTCGGACGCGCTCGCTAACGCCTTCCTCGAGTTCGGACTTGAGCCCGAAGAGCGCGTGGCGATGATCCTCCCTAATCGGCTTGAGGCACCGATCGTCGATATCGCTACGTACAAGACGGGTGCGGCGCGGCTCCCGATCAATCCCGATCTCTCCGTGACGGAGATCGATTACATCCTCTCGGACGCCGAACCGGCCGTCGTCGTCTGTGACGCGTCTCGCCTCGACGACGTCGAGGACCTCGTCGAGGACCTACCGACGCGACCGGTATGCGTCGCCATCGAATCGACGGATCCGCCGACCGGCTGGCGTTCTGCGGCGCGGCTCGAGGACGGAACGGCCGCGGATAGCCCGTCCGTGTCGGTCGAACCAGACGCCATCGCCGGCCACTTCTACACCGGCGGGACGACGGGCGACCCAAAAGGCGTCTGCTACACGCAGTCCTGTCTGGCGACGAACCTGCTCGCCCACCCCGCCGATCTCGGCTTCTCGAGCGACGACACCGGACTCGTCGCGACGCCTATCTCCCACTCCGCGGGAACATTTCTCCTCGCGACATTGATCGCGGGCGGGACGGTCGTTCTCCGCCGCGGGTTCGACGAGACCGATTTCTGTGCAGCCGTCGAAACCCACGGTGTGACGTGGACCTTTCTCGTCCCGACGATGCTTTACAGGCTGCTGGACGGGCCGCTCGCGGCCCACGACGTCTCCTCGCTCGAGAACGTGATCTACGGGGCCGCACCGATCTGTCCCGACCGGTTGCAGGACGCCCTCGACCGACTCGGGCCAATTCTCACCCAGTTTTACGGACAGACCGAGGTCCCGAACCTCATCACCACGCTTGACCGGCGCGATCATGCCCGCGTGCTCGAGGACGGCGACGAACGACTATTGCGATCGGCCGGGCAGCCCTGTCTGCTCTCGGACGTGAAAGTTGTCGATCCTGACACCGGGGAGGACCTCGGAACCGACGAAGTGGGCGAACTGCTCGTGCGGGCCCCCTATGCCTTCGATGGTTACTTCGAGCTACCGGAAGCGACCGACGAGACGCTCGTTGACGGCTGGGTTCGGACCGGCGACGTCGGCCGGATTGACGACGACGGCTACCTCTACCTGCTCGACCGACGCAGCGACGTCGTCGTCACCGGCGGCATGAACGTCTACACCGGCGAGGTCGAGCACGCGCTCGGTGAGCACGGGGCCGTCGGCGACGTCGCCGTCATCGGCGTCCCACATGAAGACTGGGGTGAGGCCGTCCACGCGATCGTCGTCCCGGCGGAGAGACGGGATATCGATGTCGACGACCTTCTCGCGTTCGCCGGCGAGCGGCTGGCGAGCTACAAGCGACCGAAGTCCGTCGACGTGTTCGAAACGCTTCCTACGACGCCGTACGGGAAAATCGACAGGGAGGCGCTGCGTGAGCGATACTGGGCGGACGAGGAGCGGCGGATCAACTGA
- a CDS encoding N-acyl-D-amino-acid deacylase family protein, with protein sequence MDIGAELGIPLHHSHFKVTGPPLYETAERATDLMRYARDRGIDYTADQYPYTAGSTMLQALLPPWVKTGDSTETVELLRDSETRQQIKADIENWRLDNWHNPGPYTGWENIAIASLESETNEHCLGRSIASIANERDSNPVFVVCDLLIEEDLQVTITLHQLREESVQHIVRDELVSVGTDGLFGSGKPHPRVYGTFPKILEKYVREESLLSLEEVVRKMTSLPARIMGLSNKGLIRPGMDADLVVFDPRLVSTTADYENPRRYPKGIPHVLVNGEFVVCDNEVTGALPGQTIRA encoded by the coding sequence ATGGATATTGGAGCGGAGCTTGGTATTCCGCTTCATCATTCGCATTTCAAAGTTACTGGCCCACCACTGTACGAAACTGCCGAACGGGCGACTGACCTCATGCGATATGCACGTGACCGGGGAATCGATTACACCGCCGATCAGTATCCCTATACTGCGGGGAGCACCATGCTCCAAGCACTTCTCCCACCGTGGGTGAAAACCGGCGATTCGACAGAAACGGTCGAGTTACTTCGAGACAGCGAAACGCGTCAGCAGATCAAGGCCGATATTGAAAACTGGAGACTCGACAATTGGCACAATCCGGGCCCGTATACCGGCTGGGAAAATATCGCAATCGCGAGTCTCGAATCCGAAACCAACGAACACTGTCTTGGTCGGTCGATCGCATCAATAGCCAATGAAAGAGATTCCAATCCCGTTTTCGTAGTTTGTGACCTCCTCATCGAAGAAGACCTGCAAGTAACGATCACACTCCACCAACTACGTGAGGAATCGGTTCAGCATATTGTTCGAGATGAACTCGTTTCTGTCGGTACTGACGGTTTATTCGGAAGTGGAAAGCCCCACCCGCGCGTTTACGGTACGTTCCCGAAGATCCTGGAAAAGTACGTTCGTGAAGAAAGCCTTCTCTCCCTTGAAGAAGTTGTTCGGAAAATGACGTCACTGCCCGCCCGAATCATGGGTCTCTCGAATAAAGGACTCATCCGACCTGGTATGGATGCCGATCTCGTGGTATTTGATCCGCGACTCGTCTCCACTACTGCCGACTACGAAAACCCACGACGGTATCCGAAGGGAATTCCCCATGTTCTCGTCAACGGAGAGTTCGTCGTTTGCGATAATGAAGTGACTGGCGCACTACCCGGCCAGACGATTCGAGCATAG
- a CDS encoding alpha/beta hydrolase, whose amino-acid sequence MSSKTPVEVTAADEPHQEISGLLEQMGAAPAPTFNSLSPEGAREMISAMFPTREEPEPVGDTMDLKIGDEGIPIRVYVPEGEGPYPTFLYLHGGGWVVGDIDLYDATCRAITNKADCMVVSVDYRLAPEYEFPTPVEDCYTAAEWVFDTAEPMQIDTDNVAIGGDSAGGNLAAAVTLLARERDGPTFDHQVLIYPVTDHEFDTTSYQENAEGYLLTKADMEWFWEHYLRDDIDAMSPYASPLKAESLEGLPSATVATCGFDPLCDEGAAYAARLEDAGVDVTHHHYDDAIHGIVQMLVEPMDLTRGRELIGDVATDLQRVLD is encoded by the coding sequence ATGTCCTCGAAGACACCGGTAGAAGTGACGGCTGCGGACGAACCACATCAGGAAATTTCGGGGCTCCTCGAGCAGATGGGAGCAGCCCCGGCACCGACGTTTAACTCGCTTTCACCGGAGGGAGCGAGGGAAATGATCAGCGCCATGTTCCCGACACGGGAGGAGCCAGAGCCCGTCGGAGACACGATGGATCTGAAGATCGGTGACGAGGGAATCCCAATCCGCGTATACGTTCCGGAGGGAGAGGGCCCCTACCCAACGTTCCTGTATCTCCACGGTGGCGGCTGGGTCGTTGGCGATATCGACCTATACGATGCGACCTGTCGGGCAATCACCAACAAAGCTGACTGCATGGTCGTTTCGGTCGACTACCGACTCGCACCCGAGTATGAGTTCCCGACGCCGGTGGAAGACTGTTACACCGCCGCCGAGTGGGTGTTCGATACTGCGGAACCGATGCAGATCGATACGGACAACGTCGCGATCGGGGGCGATAGCGCGGGTGGGAATCTCGCCGCAGCCGTCACACTACTAGCCCGCGAACGCGATGGGCCGACATTTGACCATCAGGTACTCATCTACCCCGTCACGGACCACGAGTTCGACACCACGTCTTACCAAGAGAACGCAGAGGGATACCTCCTCACAAAAGCCGACATGGAATGGTTCTGGGAACACTACCTCAGAGACGACATCGACGCGATGAGTCCGTATGCGTCGCCGCTGAAAGCCGAGAGCCTCGAGGGGCTTCCGTCTGCGACCGTCGCTACCTGTGGGTTCGATCCCCTCTGTGACGAGGGTGCCGCCTACGCAGCCCGCCTCGAAGACGCCGGCGTGGACGTCACACATCACCACTACGACGACGCGATCCACGGGATCGTCCAGATGCTCGTCGAACCGATGGACTTGACTCGAGGCCGCGAACTCATCGGCGACGTTGCCACCGATCTGCAGCGAGTGCTCGACTGA
- a CDS encoding flavin-containing monooxygenase: protein MSENNTHESAVTAETAETDYDAIVVGAGFSGLYLLHRLRDEFDLSVKVIEKADDVGGTWYWNRYPGARCDSESHVYCYSFNDEILEEWDWSERYPEQPEVLEYLRFVADHLDLRRDIDFKREVTSAVFDEAGGRWEITTDDGSQETAQYFVSAVGCLSKPFIPDFDGVDSFEGDWYHTGKWPHEPVDFSGKRVAIIGTGATGIQVIPEVAPEAGELTVFQRTPNYAVPARNRPLDDEDREEIKRNYDEILEKAHNSGFGHPFEAAHETAEGLSREEVEELLQPRWEEGGFRYMLTFGDLITNPETNEYVSEFIRDRIRETVDDPELAEKLVPTDHYYATKRPPLHTNYYETFNRDNVDLIDVLETPIERITPEGVRTTDADYEFDTIIYATGFDAMTGTLLQMDIRGRDGLTLEEKWSDGPKTYLGLSVHGFPNMFTITGPQSPSVLSNMPVSIEHHVEWVSETIKSLVDRDVRLIEPTKNAEDAWTEHNRQVGESTLYTEADSWYMGDNVPGKPRVFTPYVGGVDVYHDTILEAAEKDYEGFELTESAQDLGRQGEQPRLSVMEGD from the coding sequence ATGAGTGAGAACAACACACATGAATCGGCAGTAACGGCAGAGACTGCAGAAACGGACTACGATGCGATCGTCGTCGGCGCTGGCTTCTCCGGTCTGTACCTGCTCCACCGCCTGCGAGACGAGTTCGATCTCTCGGTCAAAGTAATCGAGAAAGCGGACGACGTCGGCGGCACCTGGTACTGGAACCGGTATCCCGGCGCTCGTTGCGACAGCGAAAGTCACGTCTACTGTTATTCCTTTAACGACGAAATCCTGGAGGAATGGGACTGGAGCGAACGATATCCCGAACAACCCGAGGTGCTCGAGTACCTCAGATTCGTCGCGGATCACCTCGACTTGCGACGGGACATCGACTTCAAACGAGAGGTGACGTCGGCGGTCTTCGACGAAGCTGGTGGCCGGTGGGAGATCACAACCGACGACGGCTCACAGGAGACCGCCCAGTACTTCGTGTCGGCGGTCGGCTGTCTCTCCAAACCGTTCATCCCCGATTTCGACGGCGTCGATTCATTCGAAGGCGACTGGTACCACACCGGAAAGTGGCCCCACGAGCCAGTCGACTTCAGTGGCAAGCGGGTCGCAATAATTGGGACAGGGGCAACCGGCATCCAGGTCATTCCGGAAGTCGCACCGGAAGCAGGCGAGCTAACCGTCTTCCAGCGGACGCCGAACTACGCCGTTCCGGCACGGAACCGGCCACTCGATGACGAGGATCGGGAAGAGATCAAACGAAACTACGACGAAATCCTCGAGAAAGCCCACAACTCCGGCTTCGGGCACCCCTTCGAGGCAGCACACGAAACTGCAGAAGGACTCTCCAGGGAAGAGGTCGAAGAACTATTGCAACCCCGCTGGGAGGAAGGCGGCTTCCGGTACATGCTCACGTTCGGCGATCTTATCACCAATCCAGAGACCAACGAGTACGTCTCCGAGTTCATTCGCGACAGGATCCGCGAGACGGTCGACGATCCGGAGCTCGCCGAGAAGCTCGTGCCGACGGATCACTACTACGCGACCAAGCGCCCGCCGCTTCATACGAACTACTACGAGACGTTCAACCGCGACAATGTAGACCTGATTGACGTCCTCGAAACACCGATCGAACGGATCACGCCGGAGGGGGTTCGGACGACCGACGCCGACTACGAGTTCGATACGATCATCTACGCGACCGGGTTCGACGCGATGACTGGAACGCTGCTGCAGATGGATATCCGCGGCCGAGACGGATTGACGCTGGAGGAGAAGTGGAGCGACGGCCCGAAGACCTATCTCGGCCTGTCTGTCCACGGCTTCCCCAACATGTTCACAATTACCGGCCCGCAGAGTCCGTCGGTGCTGAGCAACATGCCGGTCTCGATCGAACACCACGTCGAGTGGGTCTCCGAGACGATCAAGTCACTCGTTGACCGGGACGTGCGGCTCATCGAACCGACGAAGAACGCAGAAGACGCCTGGACCGAACACAACCGACAGGTCGGCGAGTCGACGCTGTACACCGAAGCCGATTCATGGTACATGGGTGACAACGTTCCCGGGAAACCCCGCGTCTTCACACCGTACGTCGGTGGCGTTGACGTCTATCACGATACGATCCTCGAGGCCGCGGAAAAGGACTACGAAGGTTTCGAACTGACCGAGTCCGCCCAGGACCTCGGACGACAGGGAGAGCAACCTCGGCTGAGCGTAATGGAAGGCGATTAG
- a CDS encoding IclR family transcriptional regulator yields the protein MTTQTKNIKTAQNIFAILEAIAERNQPTCTELSEDIDLSVSSIYNYLKTLENKGYIVENDGKYQLSLTFLKYGRMIRNSYPVMHAAIEPIDLLAKVINEYLSVFVREKHSAVMIHEANSHFAVETPTRFLGESFHLTRSPQGKVILAHMPDEFRQDILKTDDLDTQRRDELERELEAITNQRLLVDDGQTHENIWAVAAPVKTGSEIHGSLMISTIRHRLDDQQARTELTDLLDRTVQEVEHRLVKYDFDDLYTT from the coding sequence ATGACAACACAGACAAAGAACATCAAAACGGCGCAAAACATTTTTGCTATTCTGGAAGCGATAGCGGAGAGAAACCAGCCAACCTGTACAGAACTTTCCGAGGATATCGACCTATCTGTTAGCTCTATTTATAACTATCTTAAAACGTTGGAAAACAAAGGTTACATTGTCGAGAACGATGGAAAATATCAACTCAGTTTAACTTTCCTCAAGTACGGTCGGATGATTCGAAACTCGTACCCGGTCATGCACGCGGCGATCGAACCGATAGATCTACTGGCGAAGGTGATCAACGAGTACCTCTCCGTCTTCGTCAGAGAGAAACACAGCGCCGTGATGATTCACGAGGCGAATAGCCATTTCGCCGTGGAGACGCCAACGCGATTTCTCGGCGAATCGTTTCACCTAACGAGATCCCCGCAAGGGAAGGTCATCCTGGCCCATATGCCGGACGAATTTAGACAAGATATCCTCAAGACGGACGATCTCGATACGCAGCGTCGAGACGAACTCGAGCGAGAACTCGAGGCGATCACGAATCAGCGACTCCTCGTCGACGATGGACAGACACACGAAAATATCTGGGCGGTAGCGGCTCCCGTAAAGACGGGTAGCGAAATTCACGGCTCGCTGATGATCAGTACGATTCGCCACCGACTGGATGACCAGCAGGCGCGGACGGAGCTGACGGATCTACTCGATCGAACCGTACAAGAAGTCGAGCACCGACTGGTGAAGTACGACTTCGACGATCTGTATACAACGTGA